ACCAGCCTGCTACGCATCCTGTGCGGGCTCGCGCATCCCGAAGCGGGCGAGATCCGCTGGAACGGCCGGCCGATCGCCGGCGACCGCGAGTCCTTTCATCGCACGCTGCTCTATCTCGGCCATGCGCCGGCCCTGAACGATCTGCTCACGCCGCTCGAAAACCTGCGCTTCGCGTGCGCCGCGGCGGGCGACGACGTCGACGAGGACGCTTGCGTCGATGCGCTCGTGCGCATCGGCCTCGCCGACCAGCTCGATCTGCCGGCGCGCGTGCTGTCGCAGGGCCAGCGCCGGCGCGTCGGGCTGGCGCGCCTTTTTCTCGGCATCCGCCGCGGCCTGTGGGTGCTCGACGAACCGTTCACGGCGCTCGACGCCGCGGCGGTCGCCGATCTCGCGACGACGCTCTCGGATCACTGCGCCGCGGGCGGCATCGTGATCCTGACGACGCATCAGGACGCTCCTTTTGCCGTGCCGCCGACGGTGCTGGATCTTTCCGAGGTGGCCGCTTGAGCCGTACGCTCGGTCCGTTTGCCGCCGTGCTGCACCGCGATCTGCTGCTCGCCTGGCGAGGCCGGGCCGACGTGCTGGTCACGCTCGCGTTCTTCGTCGTCGTGGTGTGCCTGTTTCCGTTCGGCGTCGGCGCCGAAACGAACCAGCTGCGCTCGATCGCGCCCGGCGTGCTGTGGGTCGCGGCGCTGCTCGCGACGCTGCTGTCGCTGCACCGCCTGTTCGCGCAGGATCACGCCGACGGCACGCTCGAGCAGTTGCTGCTGTCGCCGGAGCCGACCGTGCTGTGGGTCGTCGCCAAGGTCGTCGCGCACTGGATCGCGACCGGCCTGCCGCTCGTGATCGTCGCGCCTGCGCTGGCGCTGCTGTTTGATGTGGAGCAAGGAGCGCTCGGGGTCCTCGTCCTATCGTTGGCGCTCGGCACCCCGATCCTGGCTCTGCTCGGTGCGGTGGGCGCGGCCTTGACGCTCGGGCTGCGCGGCGGCGGCATGCTGCTCGCGCTGCTGGTCCTGCCGCTGTTCGTTCCGGTGCTGATTTTCGGCGCCGGCGCGGTGGATTCCCACCTTTCCGGCACCGGCGCGGACGCGCATATCCTGCTCCTCGGGGGCGGGCTGCTCGGGGCGCTGGCGCTGGCGCCGGTCGCATGCGCGGCGGCGCTCAGAATCGCAGTCGAATGATGAAAGAGATGAAAAGACCTGAACGCGGCAAGAGCCTGTTTCGCTTCGCGGCCCCCCAGCTGTTCTATCCGCTCGCGGGCGCGCTGGCGCCGTGGTTCGCCGGGGCTGCCGCGGTGCTCACGATCCTCGGGCTGTGGCTCGCGTTCTTCGTCGCGCCGACCGACGCGCAGCAGGGCGAGGTGTATCGCGTGATCTTCATCCACGTCCCGGCGGCGTGGATGTCGATGTTCGTGTATCTGATCATGGCGTTCTGGTCGGCGGTCGGGCTGGTCATGAACACCCGCCTGTCGTTCATGATGGCGCGCGCGCTGGCGCCGACCGGGGCGATGTTCTGTGTCGTCGCGCTGGTGACCGGCGCGCTGTGGGGCAAGCCGACGTGGGGCGCATACTGGGTGTGGGATGCGCGGCTGACGTCGCAGCTGCTGCTGCTGTTCCTGTACTTCGGCTTCATGGCGCTGACCGAGGCGATCGAGGATCCGCGCCGCGCCGACAAGGCCGGCGCGATCATCGCACTCGTCGGCGCCGTCAATGTGCCGATCATCTATTTCTCGGTGAAGTGGTGGAACACGCTGCACCAGGGAGCGTCGGTGAGCCTGACGAAAGCGCCTTCGATGGCCGCGACGATGCTCGCGGGGATGCTCGTCATGGCGCTCGCGTCCTGGGCCTACACGATCACCGTGACCTTGTGGCGGGTGCGCCCGCTGATTCTCGAGCGCGAGCGCCACGCCGAATGGGTCGCGGCCGAGCTCGACGCGCTGGAGGGCAGGATCTGATGCAGTGGGAATCATGGAGCGCGTTCTGGCAGATGGGAGGCGCGGCCCCGTTCGTGTGGGGCAGCTACGGCATCACGGCGCTGCTGGTGGCCGGGGAACTGATCATGGTGATGCGCCGTCGTAAGGACGCCCTGCGGCGTCTGCTGAGGCTGCGCCGCGCGAGGACGGGCGGCAGCGGCGGGCGACGTGCTTTTGAGGAGATCGTTGAATGAAACCCCGTAGCAAACGTCTGCTGCTCGTCGCCGGCGCCGTCGCGTTGCTGGTCGGTGCGGTGGCGCTGGTGCTGAACGCGTTCCAGCAGAACCTCGTGTTCTTCCATACGCCGACCGAAGTGGCCGAAGGCAAGGCACCCGTCGGTCGCGCGTTTCGCATCGGCGGGATGGTCGAAACCGGCTCGATCCGCCGTGCTGCCGACGGCGTGACCGTGCAGTTCGCGATCACCGACACGGCAAAAGTGATCCCGGTCTCGTACAAAGGCTCCCTGCCCGACCTTTTCAGCGAAGGGAAAGGCGCGGTGGTGCAGGGCACGCTCGGCGCGGACGGCCAGTTCCAGGCGTCCGAAGTGCTCGCCAAGCACGACGAAAACTACATGCCGCCCGAGGCGCAGCACGCTGTCGATCAGGCCAAGAAAGCGGCACAGACGGTGGCCCAATGATTCCCGAACTCGGTCATTTCGCGCTGATCCTCGCGCTGGTGCTCGCGCTCGTCCAGGCGGTCGTCCCGATGGTCGGCGCGAACCGCAACCGCGTCGCGCTGATGGCGGTCGGGCGGCCGGCGGCGCAGGGGCAGTTCCTCGCCATCGCGTTCGCCTTCGGCTGCCTGACCTGGGCGTTCGTCACGAGCGACTTCTCGCTGCAGCTCGCGGCAGTCAATTCGCATACCGACACGCCGCTCGTCTACAAGATCACCGGCGTGTGGGGCAACCACGAAGGGTCGCTGCTGCTGTGGGCGCTGTCGCTGTCGCTATGGACGGTCGCGGTGACGGTGTTCAGCCGCAACCTGCCCGACGCGTTCATGGCGCGCGTCCTCGGCGTGCTCGGCTGGATCAGCGCCGGCTTCCTGTCGTTCACGCTGGTCACGTCGAATCCTTTCGACCGCCTGCTGCCGGCGGTCGCGCAGGGGCGCGACCTCAACCCGCTGCTCCAGGACGCCGGCATGATCATCCACCCGCCGCTGCTGTACATGGGCTACGTCGGCTTTTCGGTCGCGTTCGCGTTCGCGATCGCCGCGCTGCTCAGTGGCCGCATGGATGCCGCCTGGGCGCGCTGGTCGCGGCCGTGGACGACGGTCGCGTGGGTGTTCCTCACCGCCGGCATCGCAGTCGGGTCGGGCTGGGCCTACTACGAGCTCGGCTGGGGCGGCTGGTGGTTCTGGGATCCGGTCGAGAACGCGTCCTTCATGCCGTGGCTGCTCGGCACCGCGCTGATCCATTCGCTCGCGGTCACCGAGAAACGCGGCGCGTTCCGCAGCTGGACGATCCTGCTCGCGATCAGTGCGTTCTCGCTGTCGCTGCTCGGCACTTTCCTGGTCCGCTCGGGCGTCATCACTTCGGTGCACGCGTTCGCGACCGACCCGAGACGCGGCCTGTTCATCCTCGCGCTGCTGGTCGTCGTGATCGGCGTTTCGCTGACGCTGTTCGCGTGGCGCGCGCCGAAGCTCGCCGGCGGCGGCAGCTTCGGCCTCGTGTCGCGCGACGCGACGCTGCTCGGCAACAACGTCCTGCTCGCGGTGGCGACGGGTTCGGTGCTGCTCGGAACGCTCTACCCGCTGTTCCTCGATGCGTTGAACCTCGGCAAGATCTCGGTCGGGCCGCCGTACTTCGAAGCGGTGTTCGTGCCGCTGATGACGCCGGTCGTCGTGCTGATGGTGCTCGGGCCGTTCGTGCGCTGGAAAGGCGACGGCATCGGGCGCGTGCTGCGGCCGCTGCTGCCGGTGATGGTCGCGAGCATCGCGATCGGGCTCGGCGTCGCGTTCGCAGTCGGGCACGTCACGGTGCGCACCGTGCTCGGGCTGGTGCTGGCGGCGTGGGTGCTGCTCGGCAGCGCGCGGCTGCTGATGACCCGTTTCGCGGAACGTCGTGGCGCGAGCGCCGCGGCAGTGCTGCGCGGCATCCCGTCAGCGTGGTGGGGAATGTGGCTCGCCCACCTCGGCATCGGCATCTTCATCATCGGCGCGACGATGGCCGGCAGTCTCCACGAGCGCCTCGACGTCAGGATGCAGCCGGGCCAGACCGCACAGCTCGCCGGCTACACTTTCACGTTCCGCGGTGTCGCCGACGCTCCGGGGCCGAACTACGACGCCGCCCGGGCGACGATCGACGTGACGCGCAGCGGCATTCCGGTCGCGACGCTGCACCCGGAAAAACGCTTCTACATCGCGCAGCAGATGCCGATGACCGAGGCGTCGATCGACATCGGCCCGTTCCGCGACGTGTACGTAAACCTCGGCGACCGCCTCGACGACGGCAGCTGGGTCGTCGGCCTGTTCTACAAACCTTTCATCAGCTGGGTATGGCTCGGCTGCTTGCTGATGGCGGTCGGGGGCGTTTTCGCGGCCGCGGATCGTCGCTACCGCCGCCTCGCCGAGCGTGAAGTCCCTGCCGGCACGGCGCGCCGCACGACATGAGTGATCGACAATGAAAGCGAAGTTTCTCGTCCCCCTCGCGCTGTTCCTCGTGCTGGCGGGCTTCCTCGGCTACGGCCTGCAGCTCAATCCGCGCGAAGTGCCGTCGCCGCTGGTCGACAAACCGGCACCCGAGTTCCGCCTCGCGACGCTCGCAGCCCCCGACACCGCGCTCGGTGTGGCCGACATGCGCGGCGAAGTGTGGCTGCTGAACGTCTGGGCGTCGTGGTGCGTGTCGTGCCGCGAAGAGCATCCGGTGCTGATGGAACTCGCGCGCGACAAGGTCGTGCCGCTCGTCGGCCTCAATTACAAGGACACGCGCCCCGAAGCGATCGCCTGGCTCGAAGCGCACGGCGACCCCTACACGACTTCGGTCGTCGACGCGGATGGCCGCGTCGGCATCGACTACGGGGTGTATGGCGTGCCCGAGACTTTCCTCATCGACCGGCAGGGCGTGATCCGCTACAAGCATATCGGGCCGGTGACGCGGGAGGCGGTGCGCGACGTGCTGCTGCCGAAGATCGCGGAGCTGTCGCGTGCGAGCTAGATCTTTCCGGCATCTGCTGCCTTCGGCCGTGTCGGCCGTGCTGTTCACGCTGATCCTCGCCGTCGCCGCGCTGCAGGCGTTCGCCGCCGACGAAGCCACGCCGCTCGTGACCGACCCGCAGCTCGAAGAACGCGTCATGGATCTGTCGCACAAGCTGCGCTGCCTGGTGTGCCAGAACCAGTCGATCGCCGAATCGAACGCGCCGCTCGCGCTCGACCTGCGCAATCAGGTCCGCGAGCAGCTCGCGGCCGGCAAGAGCGAAGAGGCGGTCGTCGATTATCTCGTCGCCCGCTATGGCGATTTCGTGTTGTATCTGCCGCCGTTCAAGGGCACGACGCTGCTGCTGTGGCTCGGACCGGCGCTGCTGCTCGTCGCCGGGGCGGGCTGGCTCGGATGGCGCCTGCGCCGCCGCGCCGAGGAGGTCCGCAGCGCGCCGCACTTGACGCCGGCCGACCGTGCCCGCGCCCGCGCCTTGCTCGACGGCACGTCCCCTGGCACGCCCCCTTCCTCCGAGGAGCCCCGTTCGTGATTCCCTTCCTGATTCTGGCCACCGTGCTGGTGGCCGGTGCGTTGCTGCTTGTCGTTCCGCCGCTGCTCGGGGGCGGGAGCCGCGCGCGCGAACAGGCGCACCGGCAGCGCCAGGCCGAAACCGTGCTCGTCGTGCTGCGCGAGCAACTCGCGGAGCTCGAGGCCGAACATGCGGCCGGCCACATTGCCGAGGCCGACTATCAGCGCTCGCGCGAAGAGCTCGAACAGCGCGCGCTCGAAGAAGGGCGCGCGGCCGAAGGCGGCGCCGATCTGCGGCCGGCACGCCGCTGGGCGGTCGCGATCGTCGTCGCGCTGCCGGCGCTCGCGGTGCTGTTCTACCTCGTACTGGGTGAACCGCGCGGCCTCGATCCGGCGCAGATCGCCGCCCAGGAAGAACACCGGATCACGCCCGAGCAGATGTCGGCGCTCGTCGCCCAGCTCGCGCAGCGCCTCGAACGCGAGCCGGATGATGTCGAAGGGTGGATGATGCTCGGCCGCTCCTACTCGATGACGAACGATCTCGACGGGGCTGCGGCAACGTGGCGCAAGCTCGGCGCGAACATCCCGGACCAGCCGGACGTCCTCGCCGACTGGGCCGACCTGCTCGCCGGCGCAGCAGGCGGCAGCTTCGACGGCGACCCCGATCGCCTGATCGGCCGCGCGCTCGAACTCGACCCGACGCACCTCAAGGCGCTCGCGCTCGCCGGCACGGCAGCGTTCCAGCGCGAGGACTTCGCCGCCGCATCCGCGCACTGGGAGCGCATTCTCGCGAACATGGACCCCAGCGAAGGGGTTTACGCAGCGGTGGTGTCCAGCATCAACGAGGCGCGCGCGAAGGGGGGCATGCCGTTGCTGGAAGCGGCCGGCCGGGGGGCGGCGCGCACGGGCGACAGTGCCGGGAATAGATCTGCCGAGGGAGCGGTCGAGGGGGCCGGCGAAGCGCTCAAGGTCAGCGGGCGGATCAGCATCTCGGCCGAGCTTGCCGCGCAGGTCGAAGCGGACGACACCGTGTTCGTCTTCGCCCGCCCGGTGGAAGGGGGGATGCCGGTCGCGGCGCTGCGTCTGCGCGCCGGCGATCTGCCCGCGTCATTCAGCTTCGAAAACGCACCGCGCATGTCGAAGGAACCTCTCCCGGCGCAGTTGAGCATCGGGGCGAGATTGGCGAAGCACGGGGAGGCGACCGCCCAGGCAGGCGATCTCGAAGGGCAGGCGGTCAACGTCGCGCCCGATGCGGCGAACGTCGAGATCGTCATCGACCGGCTCCGCAACTAGCGCCGTCCTCCGCACGAGGCGGGCGAACGGCGCCATTTCCGGGAGGACGGCGGGCGATTGCCTGCGAGCCGGGCGCGCCGGAGCGCACTTGGCACTCCGCGCGTCCGCTGCAATGGGACGGCTCAGGGACGAACTCAGGTCCCGGCGCAGCCGCAGCCGCCGCCACCACCGCCACATCCGCCGGCGCTGCGCGGAGCCGGTTCGACCGGTGCGGGCTCCTGGGCGTTCAGCTGGACGGTGAAATCGATGACGATATTGCCCGGCTCACGGGCGACGTAATTGATCTTGATCTGCGACCCATAACGCTGCTGGATCTGGCCGAGCAGCGGCAGCGGGTCATGGTCGTTGACGAAACGCATCGTTTCCCCTTCTTCCAGGGACTCGAGGGCGCCGAAAATGGCCGCATGGCGAAAACGCTTGGCGACGCCGCGGGCGTCGAACGGGAATACGGAACGGTCGATGATCGGCAGTTCATTCATGGAAGTATCCTCCGGGGTGGGGGTGGGTGCGGCAAGTGTCCGCTGGTTGGAAATGCTAGGGAGCCGCAAGCGCTGTCGCCTTGAGCAAGAACAAGAATCGCGTGGCGGCGCCGCGACGTCAACGAGTGTTTGGCGGCGGAACATTGCCGCCGTCGATGAGCAGTTCGAAGCGCTCGTCGATCAGGCGCGGATCATCGAAATGACGGCGCCCGACGAACGCGGTCGCGTGCCGCCCCCACTGGCGCATCGCCCCTGCGTTGACGATTCCCATCGGCCAGAAGAGGAAGCGCTCGGCGCGTTCGGTGCCGCCGACGAAGCCGTCGGGACCGTACAGGCTGCGGCTTTCGCCGTGCTGCAGCGGCAGGCGGCGCAGCACGTCTTCCGCGTGCAGCGCATAACGGGACGACGGCATCGACACCGGAGAAGGCAGCTCGTGCACGCGCTGCAGGTAATGCGTGCGCGAGGCGATGCGCAGCACGACGCGTTGCGGCTCGGGGTGATGCGGCACGGCCTGCGGCACGAACCGCCACTCGTCGAGCGAAGCCGGCGCGACGCGCGGTCGCGCTCGCGGTGTCGGGAAGAAAAAATGGTAGCAGCCGCACGGGTGGATGCTGTCGAACAGCAGCGGTTCGCCGTCGGGCGCAAGGGTCACGCGCCACACGAGGCCGTCGAGATGGCCGGCGAGCAGGTCGAGCGCGCCGCGGGGAGGACGCGCCGGGAACCACGCCGTATAGACGAGCTGCAGCAGCACGTGCTCGCCGACGCGCGTGTGCGCCGCGCGGTAGAAAACGGCGGGCTGCGACGGATCGATCCTTGCCGGGCCGCGCGGTGGCCACGCCGGCGTACCGATCAGGTCGTCGTCGCCCGCGACATCGACTTCGAGCACCGGCGCATGGGCATGCGCGAGAACGCGCAGCGCTTCGCCGTCGACGTACGGCACGCCGAGCGGATTCGCCGCCGCCTCGCGGACCCGTCGCGCCTGTTCGCGTCGCGACGGCGATGCTTCGTCGGGCGGCGCGAAGCGCTGCA
The window above is part of the Azoarcus sp. PA01 genome. Proteins encoded here:
- the ccmA gene encoding cytochrome c biogenesis heme-transporting ATPase CcmA, with product MLYAADLACLKGDRLLFRGLSLQVAPGAMLRIAGPNGFGKTSLLRILCGLAHPEAGEIRWNGRPIAGDRESFHRTLLYLGHAPALNDLLTPLENLRFACAAAGDDVDEDACVDALVRIGLADQLDLPARVLSQGQRRRVGLARLFLGIRRGLWVLDEPFTALDAAAVADLATTLSDHCAAGGIVILTTHQDAPFAVPPTVLDLSEVAA
- the ccmB gene encoding heme exporter protein CcmB: MSRTLGPFAAVLHRDLLLAWRGRADVLVTLAFFVVVVCLFPFGVGAETNQLRSIAPGVLWVAALLATLLSLHRLFAQDHADGTLEQLLLSPEPTVLWVVAKVVAHWIATGLPLVIVAPALALLFDVEQGALGVLVLSLALGTPILALLGAVGAALTLGLRGGGMLLALLVLPLFVPVLIFGAGAVDSHLSGTGADAHILLLGGGLLGALALAPVACAAALRIAVE
- the ccmC gene encoding heme ABC transporter permease CcmC, with translation MKRPERGKSLFRFAAPQLFYPLAGALAPWFAGAAAVLTILGLWLAFFVAPTDAQQGEVYRVIFIHVPAAWMSMFVYLIMAFWSAVGLVMNTRLSFMMARALAPTGAMFCVVALVTGALWGKPTWGAYWVWDARLTSQLLLLFLYFGFMALTEAIEDPRRADKAGAIIALVGAVNVPIIYFSVKWWNTLHQGASVSLTKAPSMAATMLAGMLVMALASWAYTITVTLWRVRPLILERERHAEWVAAELDALEGRI
- the ccmD gene encoding heme exporter protein CcmD, giving the protein MQWESWSAFWQMGGAAPFVWGSYGITALLVAGELIMVMRRRKDALRRLLRLRRARTGGSGGRRAFEEIVE
- the ccmE gene encoding cytochrome c maturation protein CcmE, giving the protein MKPRSKRLLLVAGAVALLVGAVALVLNAFQQNLVFFHTPTEVAEGKAPVGRAFRIGGMVETGSIRRAADGVTVQFAITDTAKVIPVSYKGSLPDLFSEGKGAVVQGTLGADGQFQASEVLAKHDENYMPPEAQHAVDQAKKAAQTVAQ
- a CDS encoding heme lyase CcmF/NrfE family subunit, producing MIPELGHFALILALVLALVQAVVPMVGANRNRVALMAVGRPAAQGQFLAIAFAFGCLTWAFVTSDFSLQLAAVNSHTDTPLVYKITGVWGNHEGSLLLWALSLSLWTVAVTVFSRNLPDAFMARVLGVLGWISAGFLSFTLVTSNPFDRLLPAVAQGRDLNPLLQDAGMIIHPPLLYMGYVGFSVAFAFAIAALLSGRMDAAWARWSRPWTTVAWVFLTAGIAVGSGWAYYELGWGGWWFWDPVENASFMPWLLGTALIHSLAVTEKRGAFRSWTILLAISAFSLSLLGTFLVRSGVITSVHAFATDPRRGLFILALLVVVIGVSLTLFAWRAPKLAGGGSFGLVSRDATLLGNNVLLAVATGSVLLGTLYPLFLDALNLGKISVGPPYFEAVFVPLMTPVVVLMVLGPFVRWKGDGIGRVLRPLLPVMVASIAIGLGVAFAVGHVTVRTVLGLVLAAWVLLGSARLLMTRFAERRGASAAAVLRGIPSAWWGMWLAHLGIGIFIIGATMAGSLHERLDVRMQPGQTAQLAGYTFTFRGVADAPGPNYDAARATIDVTRSGIPVATLHPEKRFYIAQQMPMTEASIDIGPFRDVYVNLGDRLDDGSWVVGLFYKPFISWVWLGCLLMAVGGVFAAADRRYRRLAEREVPAGTARRTT
- a CDS encoding DsbE family thiol:disulfide interchange protein: MKAKFLVPLALFLVLAGFLGYGLQLNPREVPSPLVDKPAPEFRLATLAAPDTALGVADMRGEVWLLNVWASWCVSCREEHPVLMELARDKVVPLVGLNYKDTRPEAIAWLEAHGDPYTTSVVDADGRVGIDYGVYGVPETFLIDRQGVIRYKHIGPVTREAVRDVLLPKIAELSRAS
- a CDS encoding cytochrome c-type biogenesis protein CcmH, giving the protein MRARSFRHLLPSAVSAVLFTLILAVAALQAFAADEATPLVTDPQLEERVMDLSHKLRCLVCQNQSIAESNAPLALDLRNQVREQLAAGKSEEAVVDYLVARYGDFVLYLPPFKGTTLLLWLGPALLLVAGAGWLGWRLRRRAEEVRSAPHLTPADRARARALLDGTSPGTPPSSEEPRS
- the ccmI gene encoding c-type cytochrome biogenesis protein CcmI, whose amino-acid sequence is MIPFLILATVLVAGALLLVVPPLLGGGSRAREQAHRQRQAETVLVVLREQLAELEAEHAAGHIAEADYQRSREELEQRALEEGRAAEGGADLRPARRWAVAIVVALPALAVLFYLVLGEPRGLDPAQIAAQEEHRITPEQMSALVAQLAQRLEREPDDVEGWMMLGRSYSMTNDLDGAAATWRKLGANIPDQPDVLADWADLLAGAAGGSFDGDPDRLIGRALELDPTHLKALALAGTAAFQREDFAAASAHWERILANMDPSEGVYAAVVSSINEARAKGGMPLLEAAGRGAARTGDSAGNRSAEGAVEGAGEALKVSGRISISAELAAQVEADDTVFVFARPVEGGMPVAALRLRAGDLPASFSFENAPRMSKEPLPAQLSIGARLAKHGEATAQAGDLEGQAVNVAPDAANVEIVIDRLRN
- a CDS encoding DUF2249 domain-containing protein — translated: MNELPIIDRSVFPFDARGVAKRFRHAAIFGALESLEEGETMRFVNDHDPLPLLGQIQQRYGSQIKINYVAREPGNIVIDFTVQLNAQEPAPVEPAPRSAGGCGGGGGGCGCAGT